The Azospirillum brasilense genome window below encodes:
- a CDS encoding methyl-accepting chemotaxis protein, translating to MQTSSLAGRFKVGTRIYFGFLVVLLLLAVVVAIGVRGLGVARDGFESYAAVSNHSIQVSSIDAQVAQMRRLALTFNTFGDPKVADQVRAVQATLVKDLRSALDGTTGERRALLERMNQVFASYVTDFNTLAELRLRRDRLYAEQLVPAGEKARETVSQLVSTLIADGEHEAAANAALAQEQLLMARLAASRFFTSPNESIITEVSARDDAFGEAIRRATERLNNPARRAAALAADQLSDRYVSLFRETAAVMLENTRLVDVMGARGVEFADLSDRTVAIEGKDRDGVLAETTGSMDRTLSANVTIAAGAFLFGLLLAWAVARSIVKPVVSMTETMTNLAGGDLTVTIPALANRDEIGRMAQAVQVFKDNAIQKKAMDEAERERLEAERRADEAQRARETAIGEEIAALIDGVSKGDLSRRLDLSGKDGFYRTMSEGINRLTDTVEAVIADLGAVLSALAQGDLNKRVERDYQGAFQTLKTDVNTTSAKLSEIVGQILRATDAISGAASEVSLGSSDLAERTEQQASSLEETAASMEELGATVRSNADNAQRANGMAADARTAAESGGTVADSAIDAMKRIEASSRKITDIIGVIDEIAFQTNLLALNAAVEAARAGDAGRGFAVVAQEVRNLAQRSAQASKEIKGLILDSDSQVKDGVELVKKAGDALEGIVSGVQQVAGLIAEMASASSEQAAALDEINATVSQMDEMTQKNAALVEETTAAAQSLANQATDLRSLVSFFKLDAAAFMAAPAGHQGGGAPALRRSIAPTKPAPAKPAARKAAPPARPAAGKAASATLQRASADEDDWKEF from the coding sequence ATGCAGACAAGCAGTCTGGCGGGACGCTTCAAGGTCGGAACCCGCATTTACTTCGGTTTCCTCGTGGTTCTGCTGTTGCTGGCGGTGGTGGTCGCCATCGGCGTCCGGGGCCTTGGGGTTGCGCGGGACGGCTTCGAATCCTACGCGGCGGTGAGCAACCACTCGATCCAGGTCAGCTCCATCGATGCGCAGGTCGCCCAGATGCGCCGCCTCGCTCTGACCTTCAACACGTTCGGCGACCCGAAGGTGGCGGACCAGGTGCGCGCCGTCCAGGCGACCCTGGTCAAGGATCTGCGGAGCGCCTTGGACGGAACGACCGGTGAGCGCCGCGCCCTGCTGGAGCGGATGAACCAGGTCTTCGCCAGCTACGTGACCGACTTCAACACGCTGGCGGAGCTTCGCCTGCGCCGCGACCGCCTCTACGCCGAGCAGCTCGTCCCGGCGGGCGAGAAGGCGCGCGAGACCGTGTCGCAGCTCGTCTCCACCCTGATCGCCGACGGCGAGCACGAGGCGGCGGCCAACGCCGCCCTCGCGCAGGAGCAGCTGCTGATGGCGCGGCTGGCCGCATCGCGCTTCTTCACCAGCCCGAACGAGTCGATCATCACCGAGGTGTCGGCCCGCGACGACGCCTTCGGCGAGGCCATCCGCCGGGCGACCGAGCGGCTGAACAACCCGGCGCGCCGGGCCGCGGCGCTGGCCGCTGACCAGCTCTCCGACCGCTACGTCTCGCTGTTCCGCGAAACCGCCGCCGTCATGCTGGAAAACACCCGGCTGGTCGACGTGATGGGCGCCCGCGGCGTCGAATTCGCCGACCTCTCCGACCGCACCGTCGCGATCGAAGGCAAGGACCGCGACGGCGTGCTGGCCGAAACCACCGGCAGCATGGACCGCACCCTGTCGGCCAACGTGACAATCGCGGCCGGGGCCTTCCTGTTCGGCCTGCTGCTGGCCTGGGCGGTGGCGCGGTCCATCGTGAAGCCGGTCGTGTCGATGACCGAGACGATGACCAACCTCGCCGGCGGCGACCTGACGGTGACCATCCCGGCCCTGGCCAACCGCGACGAGATTGGGCGGATGGCGCAGGCGGTTCAGGTGTTCAAGGACAACGCCATCCAGAAGAAGGCGATGGACGAGGCCGAGCGCGAGCGCCTTGAAGCCGAACGCCGCGCCGACGAGGCGCAACGCGCCCGCGAGACGGCGATCGGCGAGGAGATCGCCGCGCTGATCGACGGCGTGTCGAAGGGCGACCTGTCGCGCCGCCTCGATCTGTCCGGCAAGGACGGCTTCTATCGAACGATGTCGGAGGGCATCAACCGCCTGACCGACACGGTGGAGGCGGTCATCGCCGACCTCGGCGCGGTGCTCAGCGCGCTCGCCCAGGGCGACCTCAACAAGCGGGTGGAGCGCGACTACCAGGGCGCCTTCCAGACGCTGAAGACCGACGTCAACACCACCTCGGCCAAGCTGTCGGAGATCGTCGGCCAGATCCTGCGCGCCACCGACGCGATTTCCGGCGCCGCGTCCGAAGTTTCGCTGGGGTCGAGCGACCTCGCGGAGCGGACGGAGCAGCAGGCCTCCTCGCTGGAGGAGACGGCGGCGAGCATGGAGGAACTGGGCGCCACGGTGCGCTCCAACGCCGACAACGCCCAGCGCGCCAACGGCATGGCTGCCGACGCCCGCACCGCCGCGGAGTCTGGCGGGACGGTGGCGGACTCGGCCATCGACGCGATGAAGCGCATCGAGGCGTCGAGCCGCAAGATCACCGACATCATCGGGGTGATCGACGAGATCGCCTTCCAGACCAACCTGCTGGCGCTGAACGCGGCGGTCGAGGCGGCGCGGGCCGGCGACGCCGGGCGCGGCTTCGCGGTGGTGGCCCAGGAGGTGCGCAACCTTGCCCAGCGCTCCGCCCAGGCGTCCAAGGAGATCAAGGGCCTGATCCTCGACAGCGACAGCCAGGTGAAGGACGGGGTGGAGCTGGTCAAAAAGGCCGGCGACGCGCTGGAGGGCATCGTGTCGGGCGTCCAGCAGGTCGCCGGGCTGATCGCCGAGATGGCCTCGGCGTCGAGCGAGCAGGCGGCGGCGCTCGACGAGATCAACGCCACCGTCTCGCAGATGGACGAGATGACCCAGAAGAACGCTGCGCTCGTCGAGGAAACCACCGCCGCTGCGCAGTCGCTCGCCAACCAGGCGACGGACCTGCGGTCGTTGGTCAGCTTCTTCAAGCTGGACGCCGCGGCCTTCATGGCGGCTCCCGCCGGTCATCAAGGCGGCGGGGCTCCGGCTCTGCGGCGCAGCATTGCCCCGACCAAGCCGGCGCCAGCCAAGCCCGCCGCTCGCAAGGCGGCGCCTCCGGCCCGTCCGGCGGCGGGCAAGGCGGCTTCGGCGACCCTCCAGCGCGCTTCCGCCGACGAGGACGATTGGAAGGAGTTCTGA